In Roseofilum capinflatum BLCC-M114, the genomic window GAACCACAATCCTAGGGATACCTTGCTCTCCGTAGAGGCGATCGCCTCCTTGCGTCAATTCCCCAATTAAAATTGTACCCAACAACACCCGCGTTTCCACAATCAAATCCGGCGTAAACAACGGATCGGGGTCATTCGACAACCGAGGCCCGGTATTCAGAAATTGGGGATTAAACAACTGAGAATTATAAACCAATCCCACTGCCCAATGGCGTTGATTTAGATCTTCAAGCTTCACAAAACAACCAAACCCATAATCCTCCGGTGCTGGCGGATTCAACAAATCCCGCTTTTCATCCAGTTGCACCACATAATCACAATGGGAATTGGATTTAACGACTTTACCTAAACGCATGAGATCAATTAAAAATTATTTTATATTAATTTTCAGCTTCTTAGAGCCTATGGGTAATGTAACAAAACGTTACTTAAAAGCCAATAAATATTAAAATTTATCACAATTGTCTGCCAATTTGCATAAAATCACCCTGATTTTTCAGAGAGATCTATAGAAGGTCTCAAATTCGGGATGAATGAACACCAAACAATTGCTACGGGTTGCAGATACCGAACTCTATCGCCAAACCAAAACCCATCTGACGGATATCGAGCGACGGGTGTTAAGCGCCTGCCTCCTGGGAATATCCTATAGAAAAATGAGTAAAGAGATACCGAGAAGTCAGGAGCAACTGAAGCGGGTGGGCGCTCGGTTGTGGAAAAAGTTATCTCTGGTATTTGGGGAAGAGATTCATAAAAATAACATTCGCGGCACTCTAGAGCGCTACTTGGAGGAGCGGGAGTCTGAAGATAGTTCCTGAGAGGATTTTAAGCTTTTGTTAAATTACCCCAAACGCTACCAAAAGCTACTAAATGCTACTTACAAAATAGGCATAGAAGATTACTATAGGTGTATGTGTTTAGGAGAAATAAGTAGAATGAAAAAGTTATCAGTAATACAAATGTTAACAGCCGGCGCGATCGCCCTCTCTACGGTTCTTGTTGGGTCTCAATCAAGCCAAGGACAGCCCCCTCCCGGACAATCTGGATTCTGGTGCGCCATGTCTTCCGGAGCGCCTGCAACCCTGTACCAAAATCGGCAGGGAGGCGTTGAACCTTGGATCTATTGGACTTCTGATGCTTTCTCTGGTTCTGGGTATACTCCTGAGCGTCGCTGTCAGGAAGTCAGTTCTCGCCTGGAAACCTATCGCCAAAATCGCCAATTGCAATTTATCACCGTCGGACGGATGAATAATCAGAATGTGATTTGCACCGCGAGTCAGGTGAATGGACGGTGTGAAAACCTGATTTACACCCTGAAAGCGGGTCAAGATCCGATCGCCACTTTGTACAATTTCTTGGCATGGCGCGAAGGACAAGCCGCCACCCCGTCCTTGTTTGAGAGTACCCAACCCTCGGCTCCCTACATCGATGTGCGCGATCGCCTGGGGGATGATAGCGCTCCTGCGGCTCCGGTTACCCAACCCTCTAATCCCGTGACTCCCAGTCGCCAACCGGTTGCCCCTGCTCAACCGGTGGCTCCCCCACCGAGTAATTCGGGTGGAATGCGGGAATTGTAGGGCGATCTTGTGCCCTCTCCCTAAATCCCTCTCCCACTGGGAGAGGGACTTTCTCCCCTTCTCCCGTGGGAGAAGGGGCTGGGGGATGAGGGCAGGGCGGGTTTACAGAATTGATCGGTGGGTATTACAGATTTGGGTATAACCCGCCCCTACGGGGTTTTGCGGGTTAACCAACCATTTAGGAATCCCACCGATAACCGTTGTAAACCCGCCCAACCCCATGGGGCGATCACCAGGGCAGGGCGGGTTTCCGCTTCGCGGACATGAATACATCATTGATTGGTGGGTATCACAGATTTGGGTATAACCCGCCCCTACGGGGTTTGGTGGGTTGTAGGGGCGGGTTAACCAACCATTGGGGAATCCCATCGATCGCCTTTGTGAACCCGCCCAACCCCATGGGGCGATCGGCGAGATGGGGGCGGGTTTCCGCTTCGCGGACATGAATACATCATTGATTTGTGGGTATCACAGATTTGGGGTTAACCCGCCCCTACGGGGTTATGGGTTTTGTGGGGAAGGGTTTACGGGGTTGATGTTGTGGACAATGGGATGGGCACAAATGAAGAATCGACGTAGGTTTTTGTCTCTGGTGGGTACAGGTACGATCGCCGCTATCGGTGCGATCGCCAGCTCGAAGTTAACCCCATCGGTTACAGCACAACAGATCTCCCCGGTTCCCGCGGATGTGGAGCGGTTAGCGCGATTGACATCCGTCCGGATTTTAACCTCGCGATCGTCAGGTTCCGGGATTCTGGTGCAGCGCCAGGGCAATATTTATACCCTGTTGACCAACTGGCATGTGTTTGCCTTTAGCGATCGCCCCTCCATTCTCACGGCAGATGGACAACGATACCCTCTGTTGGAGGCTCCCCAACAATTGGGTGGTGCGGATATGGCGATCGCCCGATTTGCCAGTCGCCTGTCCTATGAAGTTGCGCCCTTGAGTCCCTATCCTGCCACCGTCGGAGAGCCGGTTTATGCCGCCGGATTTCCCATGTATCACTGGGGAACCGTGCAACCCACCTTCGATTTAGGGGTACATGCCTTTCGGTTGACTTGGGGAAATGTTTCCCTGGTACTGAATAAATCCCTCGCTCAAGGGTATCGTTTGGGCTATACCAACCGCATCGAGTCGGGCATGAGTGGCGGCCCGATTTTTAGCGATCGCGGTTTATTGCTGGGTATCAACGGCCGTTTAGCCAATCGAGATCCCGGCTTCGGGGTCTATATTTTCGAGGACGGAACCGCCCCATCCCCAGCCTTGTTAGAACAAATCCTACAAGCCAGTTGGGGCATCCCCATCGATACCTATCGAGCCACCCGTCCCTATCCCAGGCAAAGACCCCAACCCCTCTATTGGTGAACCCATGCCAAAAATCCGGTATACCATCCCGTAGGGGCGGGTTATACCCAAATCCAGGCCACCCAACCATACCTTCCCTAAACCCGCCCCCACCATCACCCAAAACCCGGCATACCATCCCCTCCCACCACCAAAAAACAAAACAAAATGACCTCATATTATGGAGAAAGCATCATGAGAACCTACCAACAGCTTCAGGCTATTTTAGGCGGAACGGCGATCGCCACCGCCCTAGTCATCACCATCCCCCAACCTTCCGTCGCTCTCACCGGACGCGAAGTCAACAACATCGCCAGAGAAATCACCGTTCTCATTCAGAGTAAACAGGGAGGCCATGGATCGGGCTTTATTATCGCTCGCAATGGCAATACCTACTCCGTTCTCACCGCCCATCATGTCGTTGCTCGGCAGGGTGAATATGGTTTAATTACCTCTGATAAACAAGCCTATGAAATCGACTCTAGTAAAGTTCAAAAACTCCCGGATGTAGATTTAGCCGTTGTTGAATTTACCAGCGATAAGGATTATCAAGTCGCCAAACTGGGCACAGCCGAAACCTCAGAAGGTCAAGATGTCTTTGTTTCCGGTTGGCCGGGTTTAGGCTCAGTAGGACAGCGAGCCAATAATAGTGTTACTCGTCAATTCACCGATGGTCGCATCTCCGGTTACTTATCCCAACCCGTTCTCGGTTATGAAATGACCTATACCAATGTTACTCGCGGCGGTATGAGTGGCGGCCCCGTTTTAGATGCTGGAGGGCGCGTTGTTGGCGTTCACGGTATGGGCGATCGAGAAACCACTAGCGCACTACTACGAGAAGGCTTCAGCGAAGGAGAGGCTGCAACCATATCCGGTCAAATCAAAATTGGCTTTAACTATGCCATTCCCGTCAGCACCTTCTTACGCCTTGCCCCCCAAGCAGGCATTTATTTAAGCGTTCAAGTAGACAACGCTCCTGCACCCGAACTCGGTGAAGTTTACGTTGCCCAACCCCCAGATGAGCGAGACACCATCGACGACGTTAACCGCACATTCGACACCATTAATCGAGGCGTTGACGTGATTCGGGGCATTCGAGGCATTTTCCGCTAATCCCCAAATCCCGTAGGGGCGGGTTATACCCAAATCTAGAACATCTAACCAAAATCTCTCTAAACCCGCCCCCACCCCACCAATAAACCAACCCGATATGGTGGTATCGACATCGGGTTGGGCGGGTTCACAAAAGTTATCGGTGGGTATTCTAAATGATGGATGAACCCGCCCCTACAACACCAAACCCCAACCAAAAAATCAATCAACACCAAATCCCGTAGGGGCGGGTTATACCCAAATCTAGAACACCTAACCAAAATCTCCCAAAACCCGCCCCCACCCCACCAATAAACCCCAAACCAATCAACAACACCAAATCCCGTAGGGGCGGGTTATACCCATATCTAGAACACCTAACCAAAATTTCTCTAAACCCGCCCCCACCCCACCAATAAACCCCAAACCAATCAACAACACCATCCATTATTATCGAGGACAAAATCATGTCTAAACACCGTTGGTTCATATTAGGAATTCTCAGCTTTTTCGGGTTCATTTTCGCCCATGGCAGTTGGATTAATCGCCTATTAGCCGTTATCCTCTGCGGACTATTAGGTGCTGACTCCGGGCTATGCATGGCCACCGCAGCCAAGTATTCTGGAAAAACGGTTGCCGCAACCCCTGCCATGGTTGAGGAAATTCTTTTAGTCCAGCGCTCCAGGGAATTTGACGATCCTCCCGTTGCACCCCCTCCTGGGAATAGTCAACCTGTACCAGCATTTCCACAGGATGCTGGGCCCGATTATATTCGACCAGATTTTGGGAATCCTATACCGAATCAAGCCACAAGAGATAACTCTATAAGCTTTGAATTAAACTCAAAAAATGCAGTTCTCACTATATCTTCTGAAACTGGATGTTTTGAGAGTTATAATTTTGAGAAATCTAGAGAAGGACACGCTGAAATCAAAAGAATAGAAATGAACATTCCTGGTAATAGTATTTGTGATGTTCAGTCCCCAATCTTGAATATTCAATTTGGACTAGACAAACAAAACAAAACTCAACTAAAATTAAGCTCTACTAATCAAGCTCCTTCTATTCTAGTTAGAGGAGTTGATAGTTCAACATGGCAAATTGAATATGTTAATGAGTTAGGAAATAAAGAGGTTGAAGTTGTTGAAATAAATTCTTTGAAGGGAATACAGAGTCTAAAATCATTAAAACAACGCTGGCCAGGCGAGCGTTGCCTTCTTGAAAAAGGACTATGTGATAATTTGAAAAGATTAGATGATTTACCTGGAAAAATATTAGGTGAACTAGGACTAGGTACAGCGGTAGGAAATGCGTTCTCTAAATTGGTTGGTTGGAATCAAACGAGTACAATAATAACAAGTACTGGCACTAGAACTCTAGCATCAGGATTAAGATTTTTCAATCCAGCTACACTAGCTAAGGCTGGAATTTCATTAACAGGACCAGCACTACTTGGTTTTGTTATTTTGGAATCAATGAGAGCGTATTTTAGCATACATTGCTTAATGGCTTTTGGTGAAGGCTATGAAAATACTTGGACTAATCTTCTAAAGAAAAATTCTGATTTCAAAAATTGGTTGGATCAATATCCAGACCAATTGGGTTGTATTGGCGAATGTGGTGAAACTGAGATCAAAAGAGGGGGTCGGGGATTTGATTCAAAAACTTTTAACATGGGAACGACCAGTGGTACGGTTACTATTACATATGAAATGTGCCCTAATCCAGACAAATTAGAAATTTTTTATGAAGGTCAAATCATTGAAAGTACAGGGGGGTTAGTTAGTAACTCAGGAACTTTACAAGCACAATTTGATGGCTCTTCAAGTCAAGTAGAAGTAGTAATATCTGCACCTAATGAAGGAACAGAATGGGCCTATTTAGTTTTTTGTCCTAATCAAGAGATCCCACGATCAATTGGTAAATTGCGAGAGTGTACCTAGTGAGGTTATTGCGTAGGGGCGGGTTCACCAACCATTTACAACACCCACCAATAACCTTCGTGAACCCGCCCAACTCGATGTCGATACCATGATTTCCNNNNNNNNNNNNNNNNNNNNNNNNNNNNNNNNNNNNNNNNNNNNNNNNNNNNNNNNNNNNNNNNNNNNNNNNNNNNNNNNNNNNNNNNNNNNNNNNNNNNGGTGGGGTGGGGGCGGGTTTACGACATTGATTTGTGGGCATCCTAGATTTGGGGTTAACCCGCCCCTACGGTGAACCCGCCCAACCCGATGTCGATATCATCATTTCCGGTGGGTTTATCGGTGGGGTGGGGGCAGGTTCACAGAGGTTATGGATGGGAAATGGGGAATGATTCATCTTAACCGGACTTGATACAGCAGTTTTCGCTACTATGGGGTACATTTGAATCGCCCTTAATCTGCCTTTACACAACACTCAGAGGGACTTTCTTGCTCATTATTCATTACTCATTACTTAACAGCGCAAAGCGTTGTATTAACTCCCCAACTGCTTCAAAGCTTCCAGGGCGCGTTGAAAATTGGTAACATCTGCTTGCGTATTAAACAGTTCAGCCGCTTGTTGCAAATCGGCGATCGCCCCTTCTTGATCTCCAATGCGAGACCGGGCTAACCCTCGGTTCCCGTAGGTAAATGCATTTTCCGGTTCGAGTTCCAGCGCTCGACTATAATCGGCGATCGCCTTTTGCCAGTGTCCTTCTCCAGCAGAGTGATTGCCTCGATTGAGATAAGCCAAAGCTAAATTTAACGTTAACGCTGAGTTCTGGGAATCTCCATGGGAGATCACCCCTAATTTAGCAGTGACTGTGCCTCTAGCATCTCCCCGGTTTTCATACACAATAGCCATATTTTCCGGTAAGTTTAAGGCAGAACCCCGATCCCAAAGAAGCTGTCGCTCTACACCTTCGTGATCGGTTATCTGAAAGGACAGGAAAACGCCTCGATCTTGTTTCCATAACTTCAGAGCCTCTTGATATACCCGAATAGCTTCCGAATAGCGCTGAAGCCGTTGTAACAAATGACCCTGGAGTTCTTGTAGATGGATATCATTAGGCACTAAAGTAATGGCCCGCTCAACGGATTGCAGAGCTTCATCATAGCGATTTAACCAGACTAATTCTTCGGCCCGGGCCCGCCAAGCCGGAGCAAAAGTTCCTTCACTTTCGGCGATCGCCTCTTCAAACGCAGCTAAGGCTTCGTTATAACGCTTCTGAAACCGCAACATCATTCCCAAACCATACCAGGCTTGATAGAAGGATTGATCTTGTTGAATTGCCCAATTAAAGGCCAGCATGGCTTCTTCATACTGTTCTAATTGCCAAAGGCTAATGCCATAATTAAACCAGGCGATCTCATCCGTACTACTCTCTGGTGTGTCCAAATTTCGTAACAGAGAAACTTGAATTTGCTTGAGTTCAGTACCGTGTAACTGGGGTGGAGGCATAGAATCAACATCCAGCCAGGCGCGATCGATCCCCACGGAAGACACTAAGTGTAAAAAAGTTTTTATGGGAATTCCTAACCCATAACCGAGTTTCAGGGGGCGAATATCTCCTTGGTCATCTTGTTTAATTTCCCCTGAACCGCGACCATGAATGCCAATCACATGACCTTGAGTGTCTAAGATTAATCCCCCACTCATTCCCGGAGCCGTGAGATTAGAATAAAGCATCTCATAGCCATAGGTAAGAGATAAGGAGTCAATTCCCTGTTGTCTTTGGGTCACCTCTAGAACGCTTTGAATCTGTGAGTCCTGACTGAGCAAGCGTCCAGTGGTTAATAAACGGGTGGGAGGATGAGAAGAGCGGTGAGGAGTAGAAACCGGCCAACCGGAAACAAAAACATAATTTAAGACTTCCAAGCTACGCCAATCATAATCGGCTAAAGTGGCCACTTGATAGGGGGTATGGCTTTCAAATTCCACAATGGCTAAATCGACTCCTGGCAGGGGTTGTACGTTTTCTAAGTCTATGGGATGACAGTGACCATCTGGCGTGACAATCTTGTAGTTGCTGGGATGACGAATCACATGCTCGGCGGTTAACACATAATAGGTCGAGTCATTCTGAGCTACAATCACCCCAGAACCGGTACTGTTAGAGTTGGCAATTAAGACTGTGGTTTGTTGGGCGATCGCATCCACCTGATCGACTAAATTCAGATTCACCCATTGGGGAACCGCTTCTGCAATACGGTGTATGGGAATCCCCCAGGCGACTTCTCGCATTCGATTTTGTAAGCCACTATCCGGTCGCGATCCATCTTCAAATACATAGGGATTACCCCACAGAGGGTAAGCCATCATCCCATTAATACTAATCACTTCTCCCTGCAAATTCAGGATTGGCCCCCCGCTCATTCCTTTGTAAATATCATTGCTATATCCGATTTGATACCCCTGTTGTAACCATTGATTTGGAATTAGCTTTATTTCTCCTTTGGTTAAATTTAAGCCCGGAATATCATCAGCAAATCCGGCTGCCACTACTTTTTCTTTTACCGTTAAAACATGGGACGATCCTAATTGAGCAATTTGATACTTTTGATCGGATTGAAATTGCAACAGTTGTATATCTCGGTCGTCAATCGCTAAATCCTGAATTCGAGTGGCCCTATACACTTTGCCATCTGGCGTTTCTATCTGATAAGACTCTCCTGTAGCAATGACATGGGCTGTTGTTAAGACGGTATAAGTTTTGCCTTCTCGGTGAATTAAGGTTCCCGATCCGCCCGTGGTTCCTGTTTTCACTTTTACCGTAATCGCTTCTGCAATATTTTTTAGCTCGGTATAAGATAAA contains:
- a CDS encoding COP23 domain-containing protein, with amino-acid sequence MKKLSVIQMLTAGAIALSTVLVGSQSSQGQPPPGQSGFWCAMSSGAPATLYQNRQGGVEPWIYWTSDAFSGSGYTPERRCQEVSSRLETYRQNRQLQFITVGRMNNQNVICTASQVNGRCENLIYTLKAGQDPIATLYNFLAWREGQAATPSLFESTQPSAPYIDVRDRLGDDSAPAAPVTQPSNPVTPSRQPVAPAQPVAPPPSNSGGMREL
- a CDS encoding S1 family peptidase, whose amino-acid sequence is MGNPIDRLCEPAQPHGAIGEMGAGFRFADMNTSLICGYHRFGVNPPLRGYGFCGEGFTGLMLWTMGWAQMKNRRRFLSLVGTGTIAAIGAIASSKLTPSVTAQQISPVPADVERLARLTSVRILTSRSSGSGILVQRQGNIYTLLTNWHVFAFSDRPSILTADGQRYPLLEAPQQLGGADMAIARFASRLSYEVAPLSPYPATVGEPVYAAGFPMYHWGTVQPTFDLGVHAFRLTWGNVSLVLNKSLAQGYRLGYTNRIESGMSGGPIFSDRGLLLGINGRLANRDPGFGVYIFEDGTAPSPALLEQILQASWGIPIDTYRATRPYPRQRPQPLYW
- a CDS encoding S1 family peptidase — encoded protein: MRTYQQLQAILGGTAIATALVITIPQPSVALTGREVNNIAREITVLIQSKQGGHGSGFIIARNGNTYSVLTAHHVVARQGEYGLITSDKQAYEIDSSKVQKLPDVDLAVVEFTSDKDYQVAKLGTAETSEGQDVFVSGWPGLGSVGQRANNSVTRQFTDGRISGYLSQPVLGYEMTYTNVTRGGMSGGPVLDAGGRVVGVHGMGDRETTSALLREGFSEGEAATISGQIKIGFNYAIPVSTFLRLAPQAGIYLSVQVDNAPAPELGEVYVAQPPDERDTIDDVNRTFDTINRGVDVIRGIRGIFR
- a CDS encoding tetratricopeptide repeat-containing S1 family peptidase, whose translation is MKRLILFLVAGLSSISVGLSLRLLHNQVSYPHCQIASRSVDLSYTELKNIAEAITVKVKTGTTGGSGTLIHREGKTYTVLTTAHVIATGESYQIETPDGKVYRATRIQDLAIDDRDIQLLQFQSDQKYQIAQLGSSHVLTVKEKVVAAGFADDIPGLNLTKGEIKLIPNQWLQQGYQIGYSNDIYKGMSGGPILNLQGEVISINGMMAYPLWGNPYVFEDGSRPDSGLQNRMREVAWGIPIHRIAEAVPQWVNLNLVDQVDAIAQQTTVLIANSNSTGSGVIVAQNDSTYYVLTAEHVIRHPSNYKIVTPDGHCHPIDLENVQPLPGVDLAIVEFESHTPYQVATLADYDWRSLEVLNYVFVSGWPVSTPHRSSHPPTRLLTTGRLLSQDSQIQSVLEVTQRQQGIDSLSLTYGYEMLYSNLTAPGMSGGLILDTQGHVIGIHGRGSGEIKQDDQGDIRPLKLGYGLGIPIKTFLHLVSSVGIDRAWLDVDSMPPPQLHGTELKQIQVSLLRNLDTPESSTDEIAWFNYGISLWQLEQYEEAMLAFNWAIQQDQSFYQAWYGLGMMLRFQKRYNEALAAFEEAIAESEGTFAPAWRARAEELVWLNRYDEALQSVERAITLVPNDIHLQELQGHLLQRLQRYSEAIRVYQEALKLWKQDRGVFLSFQITDHEGVERQLLWDRGSALNLPENMAIVYENRGDARGTVTAKLGVISHGDSQNSALTLNLALAYLNRGNHSAGEGHWQKAIADYSRALELEPENAFTYGNRGLARSRIGDQEGAIADLQQAAELFNTQADVTNFQRALEALKQLGS